The following are from one region of the Dreissena polymorpha isolate Duluth1 chromosome 2, UMN_Dpol_1.0, whole genome shotgun sequence genome:
- the LOC127870162 gene encoding uncharacterized protein LOC127870162 — protein MAVYLLDLLLIEISYVHFFPSVLAASCLYVAREVLGVSGEEVWDRNFMHYTKYSVKDMEACISMVQRALNKQSRSRFQGAKNKYAHHVYHGISKHRSVLRCVDLWPEESDEVFGKTESPEPLETIVCVNRRIYPMTEAIAASVWLYISVIKRTASRKVRLHMLGPEIADGCAVRSSNGGSIGITDLPSEALVSIFKHLQPVDDLMPKLALVCRKWHDLLYYSGGLWKTINIDPTFYSHLHFRLVVCIFRLYGRHVHTVTWRENTTVYESIFACLPALKNLKVLRVPVLWTRRVIDDMCLMTGLEKVQINGGFTMTDEHFLEIANCLSNLKTVTLNACSKLTFEGITRVVPRLKSLEDLHIKINSNLPLTDGRSETAIRNGHSIIKGLVAPIINSLVTVLCVHFVAMETEELWDVVNSLSNLRKLSISNCEHLAGIRLSSASLQKFCVFNIWSTTFVSVHAPKLRHVTIDSGMESIEHVELFALSLKRALINGSNSLRTLKIKSEKLTFLEVSNCELIEMKCLKETLRNNSKLLCLRLGCVSQDSLTLDETVIPSVQELCLLGDFSCEALHIRSPSIRLIHTQAENDIITLNHMYLTANHLCKVALVGLPALRTVTVQCVSVDCIELNLCSDDQLHLESFVVHALNAIGFLRLFDCKVNLLSLCTQLAKTVVLYRCQMSDYVLQMALGGCPNIAHLNLEKCRELSNVNIFAQPLKFLNLFGCASISKLNLDCPQLVAVNLGQCSNVRLFIKGIEQGLKKLLLPFRLVEPTENVRWTHDLPPEEYEQ, from the exons ATGGCAGTATACCTGCTGGACCTGCTGCTGATAGAGATCTCGTACGTCCACTTCTTCCCGTCGGTGCTAGCGGCCAGCTGCCTATACGTGGCCCGAGAAGTGCTGGGGGTCAGCGGTGAGGAGGTGTGGGACAGGAACTTCATGCACTACACCAAGTACTCTGTGAAGGACATGGAGGCATGCATCTCTATGGTGCAGCGCGCACTGAACAAGCAGTCCCGCTCCAGGTTCCAG GGTGCCAAGAACAAGTATGCCCACCATGTTTACCATGGGATCAGTAAGCACAGGTCTGTACTGCGGTGTGTTGATCTGTGGCCAGAAGAGAGTGATGAAGTCTTTGGGAAGACAGAGTCCCCAGAACCCTTGGAAACCATTGTTTG TGTCAACAGACGTATATATCCGATGACGGAAGCGATTGCAGCATCAGTATGGCTGTACATTTCAGTGATCAAGCGAACGGCGTCAAGGAAGGTTCGCTTACACATGTTGGGACCGGAAATTGCGGATGGGTGCGCTGTGAGATCATCAAATGGAGGTTCAATTGGCATCACGGATCTTCCTAGCGAGGCGCTTGTGTCCATTTTCAAGCATCTGCAGCCAGTGGACGACCTTATGCCGAAATTGGCGCTTGTTTGTCGAAAATGGCACGATTTGCTGTATTATAGCGGAGGTTTATGGAAAACGATCAATATTGACCCGACGTTCTACAGTCATCTGCATTTCAGGCTTGTCGTCTGCATATTTCGTTTGTACGGTCGCCATGTGCATACAGTCACATGGCGGGAAAATACAACGGTGTACGAGTCGATTTTCGCGTGTCTGCCAGCCTTGAAAAACCTTAAAGTTCTGAGGGTGCCAGTGTTATGGACAAGGCGCGTCATTGATGACATGTGCCTGATGACCGGGTTAGAAAAAGTGCAGATAAACGGCGGATTCACAATGACTGACGAACACTTTCTTGAAATAGCGAACTGCTTATCAAACCTGAAAACAGTGACACTAAATGCGTGTTCGAAGCTAACGTTCGAAGGGATCACAAGGGTCGTACCAAGACTGAAATCGCTGGAAGATTTGCACATAAAAATCAACTCGAATTTGCCGTTAACTGACGGACGAAGCGAAACAGCGATCCGGAATGGACATTCTATTATCAAAGGACTGGTGGCACCAATTATTAACAGTCTTGTTACGGTATTGTGCGTTCATtttgttgctatggaaacagaAGAGTTGTGGGACGTAGTTAACAGCCTGTCCAATCTTCGGAAACTGAGCATAAGTAACTGCGAG CATTTGGCTGGAATACGACTGTCGTCTGCTAGTTTGCAGAAATTCTGCGTGTTCAACATATGGAGCACGACTTTCGTCAGTGTGCACGCGCCAAAACTACGTCACGTGACAATTGACTCCGGGATGGAATCCATCGAGCACGTGGAGCTTTTTGCGCTGTCTCTAAAGCGCGCATTAATAAACGGATCCAACTCCTTGAGGACGTTAAAAATCAAAAGCGAAAAACTTACTTTTCTCGAGGTGTCTAATTGTGAGCTCATCGAAATGAAGTGCTTAAAGGAGACGCTACGAAACAACTCTAAATTGCTCTGTCTGCGTCTGGGGTGCGTCTCTCAGGACAGTTTAACGTTGGACGAGACGGTGATACCAAGCGTCCAAGAACTGTGCCTCCTTGGAGATTTCTCTTGTGAGGCCCTACACATACGCAGTCCTTCCATTCGACTCATTCACACTCAGGCCGAAAACGACATCATCACACTCAACCATATGTACCTAACAGCGAACCATCTCTGCAAAGTAGCTCTGGTCGGCCTTCCCGCTCTCCGTACAGTCACGGTCCAGTGCGTCAGCGTCGACTGCATTGAGCTCAACCTTTGCAGCGACGATCAGCTTCATTTGGAATCGTTCGTTGTCCACGCTCTGAACGCGATTGGCTTTCTACGCCTGTTCGACTGCAAAGTGAACCTGCTGTCCCTCTGTACGCAGTTGGCGAAGACGGTGGTGCTATACCGGTGTCAGATGTCGGACTACGTCCTGCAGATGGCGCTCGGCGGGTGCCCGAACATCGCGCACCTGAACCTGGAGAAATGCCGAGAACTGAGTAACGTGAACATATTCGCGCAGCCGCTTAAGTTCCTGAATTTATTCGGATGCGCCAGTATAAGCAAGCTGAACCTCGACTGTCCCCAGCTGGTGGCGGTGAATCTCGGCCAGTGTTCCAATGTCCGCCTGTTTATCAAGGGTATAGAGCAAGGGTTGAAGAAACTGCTGCTTCCGTTCCGACTTGTTGAACCGACCGAGAATGTCCGATGGACTCACGATCTTCCACCGGAAGAATACGAGCAATGA